CTATTTAATTCTTGTTGCCTCAACATACTTAACTGCCTCCAATCATCAGTTTTATTAGTGCTTTGATACTTAGCATTTATCAAAGCTATATTTCTTTTATGTCTCTGTTGCTTGTCAGAGTAATACTGGGCTCTTAAAGTAGTTAAAAAAACTATTGATTTCATAACTATAAGAACAATAATTATTGCAAAGACAACATTGAGTCCCATGTTGTCAAGAGTGCTACCTTTTGTTCCCTTAAATGTCCAAATTAAATCTAGGAAAATCTTGGAAAATGGATAAACGAACCACATAATAAAAGGTCCAAAACCTCCCGAAGAATTGACCAAAGGTCAATAAGCTCAAGGATTGGGAGTCCAAGGTAAAGTATCATATCTTAAATCACCTGTTCTACCTTGACCCTCAATAGTTGAATAACCAACCTCTAAACCTACTCCAACTTCCCTAGAATAAGAAACATAGGAAGTAAAAAGTGATTGAAAAAATGATCAACAAATCATCAAAAAACTAAATGAATAAACACTAATCTTGAATCACTTTAAGAATTGTTTCAGGTAGAATTTATAAACTTCTTTCTTGTTGTCGTTACCTTCTGATCCGAAGGAAAATAGACTTTTTCTATTATTTGTTTCTTTAGGTTTAAATAGTCACTCCAGATTTAACTTGAACTCTAAGAACATCTGGATAAGAAAATAGAATAAATCTTGTCTATTTCTTTTTTTAACCCTTCAAAATTAACTTTTCTACCCTTATAGTTTGAGTGAAATCAATGAGTAAAAAGAAATATAGAAAAAGTTTTAGGAAACTTATCTAATTGATAAAAAGAGTTAAGAGCTCAAATAACTCTTTTTAGGTAATTTCTATCTACAGCTTTCTTTCACTTTTTCTTAGGAATTATTACTCCTATTTTTATATTCT
Above is a window of Mycoplasma ovis str. Michigan DNA encoding:
- a CDS encoding ribonuclease P protein component — protein: MKKKYRLLKKKEFETVFNNRSRIKTQNLIFYYSNNLDSFKNLKNIKIGVIIPKKKWKKAVDRNYLKRVIWALNSFYQLDKFPKTFSIFLFTHWFHSNYKGRKVNFEGLKKEIDKIYSIFLSRCS
- a CDS encoding YidC/Oxa1 family membrane protein insertase, producing MFLEFKLNLEWLFKPKETNNRKSLFSFGSEGNDNKKEVYKFYLKQFLKWFKISVYSFSFLMICWSFFQSLFTSYVSYSREVGVGLEVGYSTIEGQGRTGDLRYDTLPWTPNPWAYWPLVNSSGGFGPFIMWFVYPFSKIFLDLIWTFKGTKGSTLDNMGLNVVFAIIIVLIVMKSIVFLTTLRAQYYSDKQQRHKRNIALINAKYQSTNKTDDWRQLSMLRQQELNRYNKRHKLKPLAPLENFFINTPIFLIVFRLMTITRPVKSAKLFGVMPLSNTPANIIFTDFLGIGWMYLIMCLIIIPVNFFNQRFPTMLMKKRFPDYTADSNLSFRNVNLVSGKKIQNIMTIMFMLFSFFWSTSLAIYYFFNSLFNIFSNYCIHLILKRWKPRDSSLTRKLKILGL